In one window of Methanoculleus chikugoensis DNA:
- a CDS encoding M48 family metallopeptidase, producing the protein MTGTGAVLFGTTTIWYTVSFSPRRKKAAIAVYPDTSVAVTVPTGTTQDSVRELVQKKAPWILEQIGGFEHLAMLDATKRYVSGETFLYLGRQYRLKIAVRGEELSVKLVGGYFEVTIPDDVCPEVDPVRHALCAWYKEHALQKAREAVRVYAQRLRLDPPKVTIRRQLKRWGSCTKDGALNINFLIIMAPMSQVEYVVAHELCHLRHKDHSAEFWDLLRLLMPDYEIRKEKLRKEGWRYVL; encoded by the coding sequence ATGACCGGGACCGGAGCTGTACTGTTCGGGACAACAACGATCTGGTATACCGTCTCGTTCAGCCCCCGGCGAAAGAAGGCGGCGATTGCGGTCTACCCGGATACAAGTGTGGCCGTGACGGTCCCGACCGGCACGACTCAGGACTCGGTGCGCGAACTCGTCCAGAAAAAGGCTCCTTGGATCCTGGAACAGATCGGGGGCTTTGAGCACCTCGCTATGCTCGACGCCACGAAGAGGTATGTCAGCGGTGAGACATTTCTCTACCTGGGACGGCAGTATCGACTGAAGATCGCCGTCAGGGGGGAGGAATTGTCTGTAAAACTTGTGGGTGGGTATTTTGAGGTGACGATACCTGATGACGTGTGCCCTGAGGTTGACCCGGTCAGGCATGCTCTCTGCGCCTGGTACAAAGAGCACGCCCTGCAGAAAGCGCGTGAGGCGGTGCGAGTCTATGCTCAACGACTTCGTCTTGATCCCCCGAAGGTAACAATCCGGCGCCAGTTGAAACGATGGGGGAGTTGCACGAAAGACGGTGCGCTCAACATCAATTTCCTGATTATCATGGCGCCCATGTCCCAGGTGGAGTATGTGGTGGCCCATGAGCTCTGCCATCTTCGGCACAAGGATCATTCCGCTGAGTTCTGGGACCTTCTCAGATTGTTAATGCCGGACTATGAGATCCGAAAGGAGAAGTTGCGGAAGGAAGGATGGAGGTATGTGCTGTGA
- a CDS encoding FprA family A-type flavoprotein, which translates to MTPREIVPGVFSVGAIDWDLRLFDELIPTPDGTSYNSYLVRGSEKTALIDTVNPPKFTDLTTNLDRLGIEKIDYIIANHAEQDHSGSIPAMLDRFRGAKVVTNAKCRDFLVDLLHISADQVIVIDDGDTLALGDKTLEFISAPWVHWPETMLTYLQEDQILFSCDFFGSHYATSSLYVPDEATIYESAKRYYAEIMMPFRSSIKGHLANLESREIATIAPSHGPVYDRPAFIMDAYRDWTGDDVKNTVVLPYVSMHGSTQAMVDHFVGALMERGVEVQPFNLPKTDIGELAKALVDAATVVIGTPTLIFGPHPQAVYAAYLANLLRPKTRYVSVIGSYGWGGKTVDTLAGMLGRLKVEVLEPVYIKGRPKEEDFAALDRLADEIQKMHKEAGILSS; encoded by the coding sequence ATGACCCCGCGTGAGATTGTGCCGGGTGTCTTCTCCGTCGGGGCCATCGACTGGGATCTCCGGCTCTTCGATGAGTTGATCCCGACCCCCGATGGTACCTCCTACAACAGTTACCTCGTGCGGGGCAGCGAGAAGACGGCACTGATCGACACCGTCAACCCGCCGAAGTTTACGGACCTCACGACAAACCTGGACCGGCTCGGCATCGAGAAGATCGACTACATCATCGCCAACCACGCCGAACAGGATCACTCGGGCTCGATACCGGCGATGCTTGACCGGTTCCGGGGGGCGAAGGTGGTGACGAACGCAAAGTGCCGGGATTTCCTGGTCGACCTCCTCCACATCTCCGCCGATCAGGTCATCGTCATCGATGACGGCGATACGCTCGCCCTCGGAGATAAGACGCTTGAGTTCATCAGCGCTCCCTGGGTCCACTGGCCGGAGACGATGCTGACCTACCTCCAGGAAGACCAGATCCTCTTCTCCTGCGACTTCTTCGGCTCGCACTACGCGACGAGTTCTCTCTACGTCCCCGATGAGGCGACGATCTACGAGTCCGCGAAGCGCTACTACGCTGAGATCATGATGCCCTTCAGGTCAAGCATCAAAGGGCACCTTGCGAACCTGGAATCACGCGAGATCGCCACGATCGCCCCGAGCCACGGCCCCGTTTATGACAGGCCGGCGTTCATTATGGATGCCTACCGCGACTGGACGGGCGACGACGTCAAGAACACGGTGGTGCTGCCGTACGTCTCCATGCACGGGAGCACCCAGGCGATGGTCGACCACTTCGTCGGCGCCCTGATGGAGCGGGGTGTCGAGGTCCAGCCGTTCAACCTCCCGAAGACCGACATCGGCGAACTTGCAAAGGCCCTGGTGGACGCTGCGACGGTCGTGATCGGGACCCCGACACTCATCTTCGGTCCCCACCCGCAGGCGGTCTACGCTGCGTACCTCGCGAACCTCCTTCGTCCGAAGACCCGGTATGTCTCGGTGATCGGGTCCTACGGCTGGGGCGGGAAGACGGTCGATACCCTGGCGGGCATGCTCGGCCGGCTCAAGGTCGAGGTGCTCGAACCGGTCTATATCAAGGGCCGCCCGAAGGAGGAGGACTTCGCGGCGCTCGACCGGCTCGCCGACGAGATCCAGAAGATGCACAAGGAGGCGGGGATCCTCTCCTCCTAG
- the nfi gene encoding deoxyribonuclease V (cleaves DNA at apurinic or apyrimidinic sites), which produces MDIRETHPFDLAPAEAIRLQERLRKQVRPSGDAGKVSLVAGADASYTKGDDVIHAVVVALRYPDLTVVERVSAATVTTFPYIPGLLTFREGPALIEAFRRLRSEPDVIFFDGQGIAHPRGLGIASHMGVLLDRPTVGVAKSLLVGTAAEPAVERGSTAPMLRDGETIGMAVRTKERVKPVYVSVGHRIDLVQAVDLVLSAARGYRLPEPTRQAHLYANTVRRERGRGERQTSLPTR; this is translated from the coding sequence ATGGATATCAGAGAGACCCACCCCTTCGACCTGGCCCCAGCAGAGGCGATCCGCCTCCAGGAGAGGCTCCGAAAGCAGGTCCGGCCTTCCGGCGACGCAGGGAAGGTATCCCTCGTGGCCGGCGCCGATGCCTCCTACACGAAAGGCGACGACGTCATTCACGCGGTCGTCGTCGCCCTCAGGTACCCCGATCTCACCGTCGTCGAGCGGGTCTCCGCCGCCACCGTGACGACGTTTCCCTACATCCCCGGCCTCCTGACCTTCCGGGAAGGCCCCGCCCTCATCGAGGCGTTCCGGCGACTGCGTTCCGAGCCGGACGTGATCTTCTTCGACGGGCAGGGGATCGCCCATCCCCGGGGGCTTGGGATCGCAAGCCACATGGGTGTCCTCCTGGACCGCCCCACCGTCGGGGTCGCAAAGAGTCTCCTCGTCGGCACGGCGGCCGAGCCCGCGGTGGAGAGGGGTTCGACCGCCCCGATGCTCCGCGACGGCGAGACGATCGGGATGGCGGTGCGGACGAAAGAGCGGGTGAAACCCGTCTACGTCTCCGTGGGCCACCGGATCGATCTTGTGCAGGCGGTCGACCTCGTCCTCTCGGCCGCACGGGGCTACCGGCTCCCGGAACCGACCCGGCAGGCCCACCTCTATGCAAACACCGTCCGGAGGGAGAGGGGCCGGGGCGAACGACAGACCAGCCTCCCCACCCGGTAA
- a CDS encoding slipin family protein: MSRNNPLRYAIALLIALLGVLIAYAALTTPGLSPLLWAAAAVVLAGVVAAASMQIADQWEKALVLRLGRFSGLRGPGVFAIVPLIDTVAYWIDLRTITTSFRAEKTLTRDTVPVDVEAVLFWRVRDPERAALEVEDYRSAISWAAQTALREVIGKSDLANMLEGRERLDAELQRIIDVRTEQWGIHVSSVEIRDILIPRELQDAMSMQAQAERERQARVILGDSELQVAKKFEEAARTYQDNPTALHLRAMNMLYEGLKEKATLVLVPASVLDTMNLGTTLGLSALAKNVTEGNGDRRGTAAGDETPRPPATGEPGAP; this comes from the coding sequence ATGAGCCGCAATAACCCGCTTCGTTATGCGATTGCTCTCCTGATCGCGCTCCTCGGAGTGCTGATCGCCTACGCCGCTCTCACGACTCCCGGTCTCTCTCCTCTCCTCTGGGCTGCCGCCGCCGTCGTCCTCGCGGGGGTGGTCGCCGCCGCCTCGATGCAGATCGCCGACCAGTGGGAGAAAGCCCTCGTGCTGCGCCTGGGCCGGTTCTCGGGTCTCAGGGGGCCGGGAGTCTTTGCCATCGTGCCGCTCATCGATACGGTGGCCTACTGGATCGATCTTCGGACGATCACGACGTCGTTTCGGGCGGAGAAGACCCTCACCCGGGACACCGTGCCGGTCGATGTCGAGGCCGTCCTCTTCTGGCGCGTGAGGGACCCGGAGAGGGCGGCGCTGGAGGTCGAGGACTACCGTTCGGCCATCAGCTGGGCGGCGCAGACGGCGCTCCGGGAGGTGATCGGGAAGTCCGATCTCGCAAACATGCTCGAAGGCCGGGAGAGGCTGGACGCGGAGTTGCAGCGGATCATCGACGTCCGGACCGAGCAGTGGGGTATCCACGTCAGTTCTGTTGAGATCCGCGACATCCTGATTCCCCGTGAACTGCAGGACGCGATGTCCATGCAGGCACAGGCGGAGCGGGAGCGGCAGGCCCGGGTGATCCTCGGCGACTCCGAACTGCAGGTCGCAAAGAAGTTCGAGGAGGCGGCGAGAACCTACCAGGACAACCCGACCGCGCTCCATCTCCGGGCGATGAACATGCTCTACGAAGGGCTCAAAGAGAAGGCGACGCTCGTCCTCGTCCCCGCATCGGTGCTCGATACGATGAACCTCGGGACGACGCTCGGTCTCTCGGCACTCGCGAAAAATGTGACGGAAGGCAACGGAGACCGCCGGGGAACCGCGGCCGGCGACGAGACCCCCCGTCCGCCTGCAACGGGAGAGCCCGGGGCCCCCTGA
- the cfbC gene encoding Ni-sirohydrochlorin a,c-diamide reductive cyclase ATP-dependent reductase subunit: MKQIALYGKGGIGKSTTAANLSAALAGEKLDILQIGCDPKHDSTRMLMHGTWIPTVLDLIRERGDENITVDDVVYQGFRGVRCVEAGGPEPGIGCAGRGIIATFQLLERLDALKGDVIVYDVLGDVVCGGFAMPMREGYAQEIYLVTSGELMSIYAANNIAKAIARLSRRVRSRCTLGGVICNAKNIEGEQELVEEFARRINSRLIAYIPRDRVVQIAELQKQTVVEYAPESDQAAVYQELARTISGNETTSIPTPLEMDELESFALEFVQV, from the coding sequence ATGAAACAGATCGCCCTCTACGGGAAGGGGGGAATCGGGAAATCCACCACTGCAGCGAACCTATCGGCAGCACTCGCGGGAGAGAAACTCGATATCCTGCAGATCGGCTGCGATCCGAAGCACGACAGCACTCGCATGCTGATGCACGGGACCTGGATCCCGACCGTCCTCGACCTCATCCGGGAGCGCGGAGACGAGAACATCACCGTCGACGACGTGGTCTACCAGGGCTTTCGCGGCGTGCGCTGCGTGGAGGCCGGAGGGCCCGAGCCCGGGATCGGGTGCGCCGGCCGGGGGATCATCGCGACGTTCCAGCTCCTCGAACGCCTGGACGCCCTCAAGGGCGACGTGATCGTCTACGACGTCCTCGGTGATGTCGTCTGCGGCGGGTTTGCGATGCCGATGCGCGAGGGATACGCCCAGGAGATCTACCTGGTCACCTCCGGCGAGTTGATGTCCATCTACGCGGCAAACAACATCGCAAAAGCCATTGCGCGCCTCTCGCGCCGGGTGCGGAGCAGGTGCACGCTCGGGGGCGTCATCTGCAACGCAAAGAACATCGAGGGCGAGCAGGAACTCGTGGAGGAGTTCGCCCGCCGGATCAACTCCCGGCTCATCGCCTACATTCCCCGCGACCGGGTGGTGCAGATCGCGGAACTGCAGAAGCAGACGGTCGTCGAGTACGCCCCCGAATCCGACCAGGCCGCAGTCTACCAGGAACTCGCACGCACGATCAGCGGCAACGAGACGACGAGCATCCCCACACCCCTCGAGATGGATGAACTCGAATCCTTCGCCCTCGAATTCGTCCAGGTTTGA
- a CDS encoding TrkH family potassium uptake protein codes for MDRIEQFSIIAQDIGSIFRYMSVVTVLPLAVAVIYGEWEMILPMASVPAVLAILGTVLLRVPREDREAPLSTALMAVALIWLAIALVSALPFCLGLGVSYLDAVFEAMSGWTDTGLTMMRSVDDLPRTLLFWRSLMQWLGGIGIVAFTVAMASRTGLTQFRLYRSEGRSEALMPSVVATGFEMWKIYLVLTAASIGLILLSGVPVWDAVNIALVAISTGGFSVHSGGIPFYNNPLLEVLIVPVMIAGALPFKLYYLLYRQKGVQFFGDQQARLLFMLVALGIVVITWDLVTLTATDLPTAIRHALFMSAAAATSTGFQVASPNEWASVTILFLAMLMVIGGASGSTAGGIKLSRVVLGFQSLVWWFRRMFVSGKVLVPFKYDGRVIPKNIADLEVSRNMLTIMLYFLIIFVATILVMHLQPTSFDSSNVIFEVVSAMCNNGISTGFVSPEMADSGKLLFILIMWIGRLEVIPVIMLVMGLLKRSD; via the coding sequence ATGGATAGGATCGAGCAGTTCTCGATCATCGCACAGGACATCGGCAGCATCTTCAGGTACATGAGCGTCGTCACGGTGCTGCCGCTTGCCGTGGCGGTGATCTACGGGGAGTGGGAGATGATCCTGCCCATGGCCTCCGTCCCGGCCGTCCTCGCTATCCTCGGTACGGTTCTTCTCCGGGTGCCCCGCGAGGACCGCGAGGCGCCCCTATCCACCGCGCTCATGGCGGTCGCTCTGATCTGGCTCGCCATCGCGCTGGTGAGCGCACTCCCGTTCTGCCTCGGGCTCGGCGTCTCGTACCTCGACGCCGTCTTCGAGGCGATGTCCGGGTGGACGGATACGGGCCTGACGATGATGCGGTCGGTCGACGACCTGCCGCGGACACTCCTCTTCTGGCGGTCGCTGATGCAGTGGCTCGGCGGTATCGGGATCGTCGCCTTCACCGTCGCGATGGCCTCGAGGACCGGGCTGACCCAGTTCCGCCTCTACCGATCGGAAGGCCGTTCGGAAGCGCTGATGCCGAGCGTCGTCGCGACGGGGTTCGAGATGTGGAAGATCTACCTGGTGCTGACCGCGGCATCGATCGGCCTCATCCTGCTCTCGGGAGTGCCGGTCTGGGACGCGGTGAACATCGCCCTCGTCGCCATCTCCACCGGCGGATTCTCCGTCCACTCGGGAGGGATCCCGTTCTACAACAACCCGCTGCTCGAGGTCCTCATCGTCCCGGTCATGATCGCAGGCGCCCTCCCGTTCAAGCTCTACTATCTTCTCTACCGCCAGAAAGGCGTGCAGTTCTTCGGCGACCAGCAGGCACGCCTCCTCTTCATGCTCGTCGCGCTCGGGATCGTCGTGATAACGTGGGACCTCGTCACGCTCACCGCGACCGACCTCCCGACGGCCATCCGCCATGCACTCTTCATGTCGGCCGCTGCAGCCACCAGCACCGGGTTTCAGGTCGCCTCCCCGAACGAGTGGGCGAGCGTGACCATCCTCTTCCTCGCGATGCTGATGGTGATCGGCGGAGCATCCGGGAGCACCGCCGGCGGTATCAAACTCTCCCGGGTTGTCCTCGGGTTCCAGAGCCTGGTCTGGTGGTTCCGGCGGATGTTCGTCTCCGGGAAGGTGCTCGTGCCCTTCAAGTACGACGGCAGGGTGATCCCGAAGAACATCGCCGACCTCGAGGTCTCCCGGAACATGCTGACGATCATGCTCTATTTTTTGATCATCTTCGTCGCCACGATACTGGTGATGCACCTGCAGCCGACATCGTTCGATTCGAGCAACGTGATCTTCGAGGTCGTCTCCGCGATGTGCAACAACGGCATATCCACAGGATTCGTCTCGCCCGAGATGGCCGATTCGGGAAAACTCCTCTTCATCCTGATCATGTGGATCGGGCGTCTCGAGGTCATTCCGGTGATCATGCTCGTCATGGGCCTCCTCAAGAGGTCCGATTGA
- a CDS encoding phosphoribulokinase, translating into MPPSDFKRVIAESPYVFVIGVAGDSGSGKTTFTRAIREIFGDDLVSTITIDDYHRYDRRERKVLGLTPLAPEANRFDLLEEHLAELKAGRAIEKPVYNHDNGQFDPPVPFSPTKILILEGLHPFISRTLRDLIDFKLYVDPDPDVKRAWKIKRDVERRGYSVEAVLREMEERKPDYERYVAPQCLFADAVIRIAFSKYGRDVSEERNVYRVTLCQSRLEQSIGDVDLSIDLFGLLSLSERDFMVEFTVEDIGGKAMGALTFDGELNDTVARKLERNIEIQTQVEPIDLSQGSDYLTAGDMAQLILAWRIINRRIFVETAPGAAGSGETGS; encoded by the coding sequence ATGCCCCCATCCGACTTCAAGAGAGTGATTGCCGAGTCGCCCTACGTCTTCGTCATCGGCGTCGCGGGAGACAGCGGATCCGGAAAGACCACCTTCACCCGGGCGATCCGGGAGATCTTCGGGGACGACCTCGTCTCCACCATCACCATCGACGATTACCACAGGTACGATCGCCGGGAACGCAAAGTTCTCGGGCTGACCCCGCTCGCTCCCGAGGCGAACCGGTTCGACCTCTTGGAGGAGCACCTCGCCGAACTGAAGGCGGGAAGGGCTATCGAGAAACCGGTCTACAACCACGACAACGGGCAGTTCGATCCCCCGGTGCCCTTCAGTCCCACGAAGATCCTGATCCTTGAAGGGCTGCACCCGTTCATCAGCAGGACGCTCCGGGACCTGATCGACTTCAAACTCTACGTCGACCCGGACCCCGACGTCAAGCGTGCCTGGAAGATCAAGCGCGACGTGGAGCGGCGAGGCTACTCGGTCGAGGCCGTCCTCCGGGAGATGGAGGAGCGCAAACCCGACTACGAGCGGTACGTCGCGCCGCAATGCCTGTTTGCGGATGCGGTCATCCGGATCGCCTTCTCGAAGTACGGCAGGGACGTGAGCGAGGAGCGTAACGTCTACCGCGTCACCCTCTGCCAGAGCAGGCTCGAACAGAGCATCGGCGACGTCGACCTCTCCATCGACCTCTTCGGGCTCCTCTCGCTCTCCGAGCGCGACTTCATGGTCGAGTTCACCGTCGAGGACATCGGCGGGAAGGCAATGGGGGCGCTCACGTTCGACGGAGAGTTGAACGACACCGTCGCGCGAAAACTGGAGCGTAACATCGAAATCCAGACGCAGGTGGAGCCCATCGATCTCAGCCAGGGCAGCGACTACCTGACGGCCGGGGATATGGCCCAGCTCATCCTCGCCTGGCGGATCATCAACCGGCGCATCTTCGTCGAGACCGCGCCGGGAGCGGCCGGGAGCGGAGAGACGGGGAGCTGA
- a CDS encoding nitrogenase component 1 codes for MTTEVRDALSVIHGPAGCTHHNFSLLHATHLANDRLEVPRLLSTRLTENGIIFGGEDALEETVAQALSLSPAAVFVLSTCIVETIGDDVAAICAKRRGVPVIPVPTAGFLGGVFETGVTNALSSVASLAGPADEKTLSANLIGEKNLEYGVEENAAEIVRLLSRLGIAVNLRFVRGIETRDIGRLGSAAVNILREPALRPVGEDLERRLGTPYVDSFPAGLTGTCRFLEEVGRICGIDATAAVEEERAHQGEMLSRFDDIAGSRVCFQSPHPMLRGDPGAEGICTECAEALDLAVDPEGAAIPLPYPAPVGTAGLRRMLHRWRVLIREKRRG; via the coding sequence GTGACGACAGAGGTACGGGACGCCCTCTCTGTCATCCACGGCCCGGCGGGGTGCACACACCACAACTTCTCGCTCCTGCACGCCACCCACCTCGCGAACGACCGGCTCGAGGTCCCCCGCCTCCTCTCCACCCGCTTAACGGAGAACGGCATCATCTTCGGGGGCGAAGACGCGCTGGAGGAGACCGTCGCGCAAGCGCTCTCGCTCTCGCCCGCCGCCGTCTTCGTCCTCTCGACCTGCATCGTCGAGACGATCGGGGACGACGTCGCGGCGATCTGCGCGAAACGTCGGGGCGTTCCGGTGATCCCCGTGCCGACCGCCGGGTTCCTCGGCGGGGTCTTCGAGACGGGGGTGACGAACGCCCTCTCCTCCGTCGCATCGCTTGCCGGTCCTGCGGATGAAAAAACCCTCTCGGCAAACCTGATCGGCGAGAAGAACCTGGAGTACGGCGTCGAGGAGAACGCGGCCGAGATCGTGCGCCTTCTCTCCCGGCTCGGGATAGCGGTCAACCTCCGGTTCGTGCGGGGGATCGAGACGCGGGATATCGGGCGGCTCGGATCGGCCGCCGTGAACATCCTCCGGGAACCGGCGCTCCGGCCGGTCGGCGAAGACCTCGAGCGGAGGCTCGGCACGCCGTACGTGGACTCGTTCCCGGCGGGCCTTACCGGAACGTGCCGGTTCCTCGAAGAGGTCGGCCGGATCTGCGGCATCGACGCCACCGCCGCCGTCGAGGAGGAACGGGCCCACCAGGGAGAGATGCTCTCCCGGTTCGACGATATCGCCGGGAGCCGGGTATGCTTCCAGTCCCCCCACCCCATGCTCAGGGGCGATCCGGGCGCGGAGGGCATCTGCACCGAGTGCGCCGAAGCCCTCGATCTCGCCGTCGACCCGGAAGGGGCGGCGATCCCCCTCCCCTACCCGGCGCCTGTCGGAACCGCCGGCCTCCGGCGGATGCTGCACCGGTGGCGCGTGCTGATCCGGGAGAAGCGGCGGGGATGA